A stretch of the Candidatus Jettenia sp. AMX2 genome encodes the following:
- the flhA gene encoding flagellar biosynthesis protein FlhA, whose amino-acid sequence MTKEMNRAGRQTKPLLRHSEFVMAVGMLCIIVFLIVPLPAFLLDILITVNISISFLVLLVVLQVKCSLELSAFPSLLLFLTLLRLALNVASTRLILMNANAGQVIEAFGNFVVGGNVVIGMVIFIILTVIQFIVITKGTTRISEVSARFTLDSMPGKQMSIDADLNSGVITEDVARKRRNTITKEAEFYGSMDGASKFVSGDAIAGIVITMINIAGGIVVGVVMRGMNIIDAMSVYTILTVGDGLVTQIPSLINATSAALIITKSTSENRLGQELASQLLTIPKALGFASGILLFFCLVPGLPKSPFFIMSTLFGLLSFMAKKSSSGVDDGGEDAAKETGETKQLNRPEDEFEKLLQVDRMGVEVGHKLISMMDPEKPDSILNRISALRRQLCRDIGMIIPPIRLRDNLQLPLNRYTIKIKGQVVGKGELIPDRFLALGESETSQIEGIRTTDPTYGLPGLWITESKKESAEAAGYTVIDPTSVMVTHLTEIIKSHAHEIITREDIQKLIDNTKKDSPALVNELTPNVISLGAIHEVVRRLLRERVSVKDFVTILETLIDYAHTTKDPEVLTEYVRQRLCRTLCGQYQSEYNKICAISFEPGLEQEIMKSLHEVGGNKSLLALEPQYAQKIIDAVADSMRKAYMSTDRAVLLTSSALRSHIRRLTEAALPFLPILSYKEIAPGVQIESLGIVSLKNEN is encoded by the coding sequence ATGACAAAAGAAATGAATAGGGCAGGAAGACAAACAAAGCCATTATTGAGGCATAGTGAGTTTGTCATGGCAGTCGGAATGCTGTGTATTATCGTGTTCCTTATCGTACCGTTGCCGGCATTTCTGCTTGACATTCTGATTACGGTTAACATCTCAATTTCCTTTCTGGTACTTCTGGTCGTATTGCAGGTAAAGTGCTCCCTGGAGCTTTCTGCATTTCCATCTTTGTTATTATTCCTGACACTGTTGCGGCTGGCACTTAATGTTGCATCTACCCGGCTCATTCTTATGAATGCAAACGCAGGTCAGGTAATAGAAGCCTTTGGTAATTTTGTGGTTGGCGGCAATGTGGTAATCGGAATGGTAATTTTCATAATTCTGACAGTTATTCAGTTCATTGTAATAACAAAAGGTACTACGAGAATTTCAGAAGTATCTGCAAGGTTTACTTTGGATTCTATGCCAGGTAAACAGATGAGTATTGATGCTGATTTAAATTCGGGTGTAATTACAGAAGATGTTGCACGAAAAAGAAGGAATACCATAACAAAAGAAGCAGAGTTCTATGGCTCAATGGACGGTGCAAGTAAGTTTGTGAGCGGCGATGCGATTGCCGGAATTGTTATTACAATGATAAACATTGCCGGTGGCATTGTAGTTGGGGTAGTTATGCGGGGCATGAATATTATTGATGCAATGTCTGTCTATACAATTTTAACGGTAGGGGATGGGTTGGTAACCCAGATTCCGTCTTTGATTAATGCAACCTCGGCCGCACTGATCATAACAAAATCAACGTCAGAAAACAGACTGGGACAGGAGTTGGCCTCACAACTATTAACCATTCCGAAGGCATTGGGGTTTGCCTCAGGAATTCTGTTATTTTTTTGTCTCGTCCCTGGTTTGCCGAAAAGCCCTTTTTTTATTATGTCAACGCTCTTTGGTCTTCTGTCCTTTATGGCAAAAAAAAGTTCTTCCGGTGTTGATGATGGAGGGGAGGATGCAGCAAAAGAAACGGGAGAAACAAAACAGTTGAACAGGCCTGAAGATGAATTCGAAAAGTTGTTACAGGTTGACAGGATGGGAGTCGAAGTAGGGCACAAACTGATTTCTATGATGGACCCGGAGAAACCAGATAGTATTCTGAACAGGATTAGTGCTCTCAGAAGGCAGCTTTGCCGGGATATTGGTATGATAATTCCGCCGATACGCCTGAGGGACAACCTGCAACTCCCCCTGAACAGGTATACTATAAAGATAAAGGGACAAGTTGTCGGGAAGGGAGAGTTGATTCCCGATAGATTTCTGGCGCTTGGTGAAAGCGAAACAAGCCAGATTGAAGGTATCAGAACCACAGACCCGACTTACGGCTTACCGGGTCTGTGGATAACCGAATCCAAAAAAGAATCTGCTGAGGCTGCAGGTTATACGGTAATCGACCCGACTTCAGTCATGGTAACGCATTTAACAGAAATCATTAAATCTCATGCCCACGAAATAATAACCAGAGAAGATATTCAAAAGTTAATAGATAATACCAAAAAGGACTCGCCAGCCCTTGTCAATGAATTGACTCCTAATGTTATTAGTCTGGGAGCAATTCATGAAGTGGTGAGAAGGTTGTTGAGGGAGAGGGTTTCTGTAAAAGATTTTGTAACCATACTGGAAACTCTTATTGATTATGCCCATACTACCAAAGACCCTGAAGTTCTCACTGAATATGTGCGGCAGAGATTATGCAGGACATTATGCGGTCAATATCAGAGTGAATATAACAAGATATGTGCAATTTCTTTTGAACCCGGGCTCGAACAGGAAATAATGAAATCACTCCACGAAGTGGGGGGGAACAAATCCCTGCTTGCACTGGAGCCTCAGTATGCCCAGAAGATAATTGATGCCGTCGCCGATTCTATGAGGAAGGCATACATGTCCACCGACAGGGCGGTACTTCTGACATCTTCTGCATTAAGGAGTCATATAAGAAGACTTACAGAAGCTGCACTGCCATTTTTACCAATATTATCATATAAGGAAATAGCGCCAGGTGTCCAGATAGAGTCTCTCGGAATTGTGAGTCTGAAAAATGAGAATTAA
- the flhB gene encoding flagellar biosynthesis protein FlhB, producing MRSGEEKTEPATPKKKKEVREKGQVAKSEDFNSSLIVLAGVLLIFSLGGVMVAQMEDTMRVLCGNLYYKNFTADTFQTLLLDISFKNMKGLLPVLGGFMVVGLIASYAQTGFAFSYKALMPNFKKLNPVSGIQRLVSKRSLMKLFMSMGKLCIMGGVSYLSVRKDLEPLMELTSMRMEVIFSSVSGLIFGITLKIGIILFILSLFDLLYQRWQYSRDMMMTKNEVKQETKQAEGDPQTKSRIRAVQRQMSNKRMMNAIPDADVVVTNPTHYAVALKYDAITMEASKVIAKGADYLALKIREIAENNNIPIVEDSILARVLYSTTEIDEEIPPKLYQAVAKVLSYVYQLRNMVANQG from the coding sequence ATGAGATCAGGTGAAGAAAAAACAGAACCCGCAACACCCAAAAAGAAAAAGGAAGTTCGTGAAAAGGGACAGGTAGCAAAGAGTGAGGATTTCAACAGTTCACTTATCGTGCTGGCAGGAGTATTACTTATATTTTCCTTAGGAGGTGTAATGGTAGCGCAAATGGAAGATACCATGAGGGTGCTTTGTGGAAATCTTTACTACAAAAACTTCACTGCAGATACATTTCAGACCCTGTTGTTGGATATTTCTTTTAAAAACATGAAGGGACTTCTTCCGGTACTTGGGGGATTTATGGTTGTTGGCCTGATAGCTTCATACGCACAGACAGGTTTTGCTTTCAGCTATAAAGCGCTTATGCCGAATTTTAAAAAATTAAATCCTGTTTCCGGCATACAAAGACTTGTGTCGAAGAGATCTCTGATGAAACTGTTCATGTCTATGGGGAAGTTGTGCATAATGGGTGGCGTGTCATATCTTTCCGTGAGGAAAGATTTGGAACCGCTCATGGAGTTAACAAGTATGCGAATGGAGGTAATCTTCAGTTCCGTATCTGGTTTGATATTTGGCATTACCCTGAAGATTGGTATTATTCTGTTCATACTGTCCCTTTTCGATTTGCTGTATCAGCGGTGGCAATATTCCAGGGATATGATGATGACCAAAAATGAAGTTAAGCAGGAGACAAAGCAGGCAGAAGGAGATCCTCAGACAAAATCAAGGATCAGGGCAGTACAGCGCCAGATGTCAAACAAGAGAATGATGAACGCCATACCTGATGCAGACGTGGTAGTTACCAACCCCACGCACTATGCAGTAGCGCTTAAATATGATGCCATCACAATGGAAGCATCGAAGGTCATTGCGAAAGGGGCAGATTATCTTGCATTAAAAATACGGGAAATCGCAGAAAATAATAATATTCCAATAGTAGAGGATAGTATCCTTGCCCGTGTTTTATACAGCACAACGGAAATTGACGAAGAAATACCACCTAAACTTTATCAGGCAGTTGCAAAGGTGCTTTCGTATGTGTATCAGTTGCGTAATATGGTTGCAAATCAGGGATGA
- a CDS encoding flagellar biosynthetic protein FliR: MGIRLAELVNPLLDGSSSPVSHLFQITGIILFLGLNGHHWLIKALVYSYQTVPVTGFIGTDTSISRMVQMFGELFVSAIKIAAPVMVIMILVTIISGFLARSAPQMNIFLVIFPIKIIVGILLLAVTFPFITRAMEYLLHMLRRNMFSLVGAM, from the coding sequence ATGGGGATCCGGCTTGCGGAACTGGTAAATCCATTACTTGACGGAAGTTCCAGTCCGGTCTCACACCTGTTTCAAATAACCGGAATCATCCTTTTCTTAGGATTGAACGGACACCACTGGTTGATAAAAGCACTGGTTTACAGTTATCAAACGGTACCGGTAACCGGATTTATCGGGACGGATACTTCGATAAGCAGAATGGTGCAAATGTTCGGAGAATTGTTTGTATCTGCGATCAAAATAGCGGCCCCCGTCATGGTTATTATGATACTTGTTACCATAATCTCGGGGTTCCTTGCAAGATCTGCTCCACAGATGAATATTTTTCTGGTCATTTTTCCGATAAAGATTATTGTCGGAATTTTGCTTTTAGCAGTAACATTTCCATTTATCACGCGTGCAATGGAATATTTATTACATATGCTTCGCAGAAACATGTTCAGTTTAGTAGGAGCCATGTAA
- a CDS encoding flagellar biosynthetic protein FliR: MMDLINLLSLFTIVLFRTASVLFFSPIYSQTNMPLILKIGLAMVITFAIFPAISSEQEALPKTMAGYIVLIFKEISIGFLIGYTVTLAFVHLP; the protein is encoded by the coding sequence ATGATGGATTTGATTAACCTTCTTTCATTATTTACCATAGTACTTTTCAGAACTGCCAGTGTCCTTTTCTTTTCACCAATTTACAGTCAGACGAACATGCCGTTAATACTAAAGATAGGATTGGCTATGGTAATAACGTTTGCTATTTTCCCGGCAATAAGCAGTGAGCAGGAGGCATTGCCAAAAACTATGGCTGGTTATATTGTTTTAATATTCAAGGAGATTTCAATCGGCTTCCTGATTGGTTATACAGTAACACTGGCATTTGTGCATTTACCGTAG
- a CDS encoding flagellar biosynthetic protein FliQ, which translates to MGYDIITFLGMETLTVTVIIIAPLIGSALVIGLLIGIFQAATSIQEQTLTFLPKFMVVFGIFAFAMPWFIRKLTAFTTVLLGNLNNYTF; encoded by the coding sequence ATGGGATATGACATAATAACTTTTCTCGGTATGGAAACGCTAACCGTTACCGTGATTATCATTGCCCCGCTTATTGGAAGCGCTTTAGTGATAGGGCTTCTGATAGGAATATTCCAGGCTGCCACCAGTATCCAGGAACAGACCCTTACCTTTCTCCCTAAATTTATGGTGGTATTTGGTATTTTTGCGTTTGCCATGCCATGGTTTATTCGTAAATTAACTGCATTTACAACGGTGTTGTTAGGGAATCTGAATAATTATACCTTCTAG
- the fliP gene encoding flagellar type III secretion system pore protein FliP (The bacterial flagellar biogenesis protein FliP forms a type III secretion system (T3SS)-type pore required for flagellar assembly.), which translates to MKCPVKLPMLMFSIGIALLLIKVADADASNESIQEAIKNMTELNEPKQLANTVKILLVMTSFIFLPAFLMVMTSFTRIIIVLSFARSALAVQQMPPNQILIGLAILVTYFVMNPVFVQINQEAIQPYMQEEITQEEAFNRGMGTVKTFMLKHTRERDIALFYNIAEMDGPESPDEVPARIILPAFVMSELKTAFQMGLVVYLPFVVIDIVVASVLTSMGMFMLPPMMISIPFKIVLFVLVDGWHLILQSLVSSIK; encoded by the coding sequence ATGAAATGTCCGGTTAAATTACCCATGCTTATGTTTTCAATTGGAATTGCTTTGCTATTGATAAAAGTAGCGGATGCTGATGCATCTAATGAATCAATACAAGAGGCGATAAAAAATATGACCGAATTGAATGAGCCGAAACAGCTTGCCAATACTGTAAAGATTCTGCTGGTGATGACGTCGTTTATCTTCCTTCCTGCCTTCCTGATGGTGATGACTTCATTTACCAGGATTATTATTGTACTTTCATTTGCAAGAAGCGCCCTGGCTGTCCAGCAAATGCCGCCGAATCAGATTCTCATCGGCCTTGCAATTCTCGTAACGTATTTTGTTATGAATCCGGTATTTGTACAAATTAACCAGGAGGCTATTCAACCATATATGCAGGAAGAAATTACACAAGAAGAGGCTTTCAACAGGGGTATGGGAACGGTAAAAACGTTTATGCTCAAGCATACAAGGGAAAGAGATATAGCGTTATTTTACAATATTGCAGAAATGGATGGACCGGAATCTCCGGATGAAGTTCCTGCGCGTATTATATTACCTGCATTTGTTATGAGCGAGTTAAAGACTGCCTTTCAAATGGGGCTGGTAGTCTATCTGCCTTTTGTTGTGATAGATATTGTTGTCGCAAGTGTTCTGACGTCTATGGGTATGTTTATGCTTCCTCCCATGATGATATCGATTCCGTTTAAAATCGTCCTGTTTGTTTTAGTAGATGGCTGGCATTTAATTTTACAATCGCTGGTTTCAAGTATAAAGTGA
- the fliO gene encoding flagellar biosynthetic protein FliO encodes MQKTVTERTFYKSIFTFAVILGYLMFTVAVMQGYVLAENTEAGRLNSGSSGISFRDVHGGYTRTIVVLLIIIAMIIATVYVLGNKYGVRTNIGRSKYIQIIDHTPLGVKKSVFLVKVPGKYLLLGVTSDRIGMLTEIANENVPECHGGDIQKKEFLNVFKKSISRWKQG; translated from the coding sequence ATGCAAAAAACGGTAACCGAAAGAACTTTTTATAAATCTATTTTCACATTCGCAGTCATCCTGGGATACCTTATGTTTACCGTTGCCGTAATGCAAGGCTATGTTTTAGCTGAGAATACTGAAGCTGGAAGGCTAAACAGCGGTTCTTCAGGTATATCGTTTCGTGATGTACATGGGGGATATACAAGAACTATTGTTGTTTTGCTTATAATCATAGCGATGATAATTGCAACGGTATATGTGCTGGGCAATAAGTATGGTGTCAGGACAAATATAGGAAGAAGTAAATATATACAGATTATTGATCACACTCCGTTAGGTGTAAAAAAATCTGTCTTCCTGGTGAAAGTGCCGGGAAAATATTTATTGCTTGGTGTAACCAGCGACAGGATAGGGATGCTGACCGAAATTGCAAATGAAAATGTTCCCGAATGTCACGGTGGAGACATTCAAAAAAAGGAATTTCTCAACGTATTTAAAAAGTCAATTTCCAGGTGGAAACAGGGATGA
- the fliN gene encoding flagellar motor switch protein FliN, which translates to MEENKSEDQNIVTKDTGDAVSIKSVQFSQLKPENPKAGSRNVNTIDMLMDIHIPILVELGKTEMIMRDVLSLLPGSIIELDSLAGEPVKITVRGKVIAYGEVVVVEENFGVKITKIANPQDRIKDLE; encoded by the coding sequence ATGGAAGAAAATAAAAGTGAAGATCAAAATATTGTTACGAAAGATACAGGAGATGCAGTGTCCATAAAATCTGTTCAGTTTTCTCAGTTGAAACCTGAAAATCCAAAGGCTGGCAGCAGAAATGTAAATACTATTGACATGCTTATGGACATCCACATCCCGATTCTTGTAGAACTTGGTAAAACCGAGATGATAATGCGTGATGTTTTATCATTACTTCCAGGATCAATAATCGAACTGGATAGCTTAGCCGGAGAACCTGTTAAGATAACGGTCCGCGGTAAAGTAATTGCATACGGGGAAGTCGTTGTTGTTGAAGAAAATTTTGGGGTCAAGATAACGAAGATTGCAAACCCCCAGGACAGGATTAAGGACCTGGAATAA